From Hydractinia symbiolongicarpus strain clone_291-10 chromosome 11, HSymV2.1, whole genome shotgun sequence, the proteins below share one genomic window:
- the LOC130614539 gene encoding uncharacterized protein LOC130614539: MKRRCNGDNKETSEEFIASAFLPFVPGTSEILRRVLRQHKIKCILTSKDTLRSTLSKPKDKINLEEQNNVVYEIPCKDCDAVYIGETKRKFKQRVQEHMRAVRNGDVKKNEIADHSWSRSHQFNWDEKKIIDRESRTTARKIKETINSVERNKHINSISYQLPEIWLPALQKK, encoded by the coding sequence atgaagagaagatgcaacggagacaacaaggaaacatcagaggaatttatcgcatcagcattcctacccttcgtaccaggtaccagcgagatccttcgtcgagttttaaggcaacacaagatcaaatgcattcttacctctaaagacaccctaagaagcactttgtctaaaccaaaagacaaaataaacctggaagagcaaaacaatgttgtttacgaaatcccgtgtaaagattgtgatgcagtgtatataggcgaaacaaaaagaaagtttaagcaacgagtacaagaacatatgcgcgcagtgagaaacggagatgtgaagaaaaacgaaattgcggaccacagctggagcagaagtcatcagtttaattgggatgagaagaaaatcattgacagagaatccagaacaacggccaggaagattaaagaaaccatcaacagtgtagaacgtaacaaacacataaacagcatctcgtatcaacttcctgagatttggttaccagccctacagaagaagtag